One Pseudorasbora parva isolate DD20220531a chromosome 4, ASM2467924v1, whole genome shotgun sequence genomic region harbors:
- the nthl1 gene encoding endonuclease III-like protein 1 isoform X2, whose product MNPIKQSIQRFLFCHSVNIRSDPFSPISKRFAQSGVLDEFIVKIRLTQQNDSFRIRTSVSTTWILVLCLSVLDASATESMGKSAVYKGGIRRLRSRMAQELKSEDDPPKVKAEVHEQSISLQTQAQTPAETLSSCKNTTTKLKEETVDDKAPLTSSRTPRRGRLKVEYEEEGAEPKRERWEPCDWRTQLSYIREMRSRRDAPVDQMGAEKCFDTEAPPEVRRYQVLISLMLSSQTKDHVTAGAMQRLREHDLNVDAVLNMDDETLGKLIYPVGFWRTKVKYIKQATALIQQEFGGDIPDTVEGLIRLPGVGPKMAHLAMDIAWNQVSGIGVDTHVHRISNRLGWTRKETKTPEETRRALEEWLPRDLWSEINWLLVGFGQQVCLPVGPLCSVCVNQHTCPAAHRSSPSKRLKSSPASPTAQVKEEPAELETHSPTGSVRKRGTGKANIRPRNRRKGESRSSLLSNKL is encoded by the exons ATGAACCCGATTAAACAATCGATTCAGCGATTCCTTTTTTGTCATTCTGTAAATATCCGCTCGGATCCATTCAGTCCGATTTCTAAACGATTCGCTCAAAGCGGTGTTTTGGACGAGTTCATTGTAAAGATTCGACTCACTCAACAGAATGATTCATTCAGGATTCGGACATCGGTTTCGACAACATGGATTTTGGTCTTGTGTTTAT CTGTATTAGACGCTTCTGCAACTGAGAGTATGGGGAAAAGTGCTGTATATAAGGGAGGAATCCGTAGATTGAGATCCAGAATGGCGCAAGAGCTCAAATCAGAAGATGATCCTCCAAAAGTGAAAGCAGAAGTTCACGAGCAGAGTATTTCACTGCAGACACAAGCACAGACTCCTGCAG agactCTGTCAAGTTGCAAAAACACAACCACAAAATTAAAGGAAGAAACCGTGGATGATAAAGCCCCTCTGACATCATCTAGGACACCAAGGCGGGGCCGTTTGAAGGTGGAGTATGAGGAGGAAGGGGCGGAGCCAAAGAGGGAGCGCTGGGAGCCGTGTGATTGGAGAACGCAGCTGTCATATATCAGGGAGATGAGGAGCAGACGGGATGCTCCTGTGGACCAAATGGGAGCAGAAAAATGTTTCGACACAGAGGCCCCGCCTGAG GTGCGTCGTTACCAGGTGCTGATCTCATTAATGTTGTCTAGTCAAACGAAAGATCATGTGACGGCTGGTGCTATGCAGAGATTACGCGAGCATGACCTCAACGTGGACGCCGTACTCAACATGGACGACGAGACTCTGGGCAAACTCATCTACCCAGTGGGCTTCTGGAGG ACAAAGGTGAAGTACATCAAACAGGCCACGGCTCTGATCCAGCAGGAGTTTGGCGGAGACATTCCTGACACAGTGGAGGGTCTGATACGTCTGCCGGGTGTCGGCCCCAAGATGGCCCACCTGGCCATGGACATCGCCTGGAACCAGGTTTCAGGCATCG gcgtGGACACCCACGTCCACCGAATCTCAAACAGGCTCGGATGGACCAGGAAAGAGACCAAGACACCAGAGGAGACACGGAGAGCTCTCGAGGAGTGGTTACCAAG AGATCTGTGGAGTGAGATCAACTGGCTGCTGGTTGGTTTCGGGCAGCAGGTGTGTTTACCTGTCGGACCGCTGTGCTCCGTGTGTGTGAATCAGCACACCTGTCCCGCAGCACACCGCTCCTCTCCCAGCAAGAGGCTCAAATCCAGTCCAGCTTCTCCAACAGCACAGGTTAAAGAAGAGCCGGCAGAGCTGGAAACAcacagcccaacaggaagtgtcAGGAAACGAGGGACTGGAAAAGCCAACATTAGACCGAGAAACAGAAGGAAAGGGGAAAGCAGGAGCAGTTTGTTATCAAATAAATTGTAA
- the nthl1 gene encoding endonuclease III-like protein 1 isoform X1 has product MNPIKQSIQRFLFCHSVNIRSDPFSPISKRFAQSGVLDEFIVKIRLTQQNDSFRIRTSVSTTWILVLCLSVLDASATESMGKSAVYKGGIRRLRSRMAQELKSEDDPPKVKAEVHEQSISLQTQAQTPAGQMNVTKTLSSCKNTTTKLKEETVDDKAPLTSSRTPRRGRLKVEYEEEGAEPKRERWEPCDWRTQLSYIREMRSRRDAPVDQMGAEKCFDTEAPPEVRRYQVLISLMLSSQTKDHVTAGAMQRLREHDLNVDAVLNMDDETLGKLIYPVGFWRTKVKYIKQATALIQQEFGGDIPDTVEGLIRLPGVGPKMAHLAMDIAWNQVSGIGVDTHVHRISNRLGWTRKETKTPEETRRALEEWLPRDLWSEINWLLVGFGQQVCLPVGPLCSVCVNQHTCPAAHRSSPSKRLKSSPASPTAQVKEEPAELETHSPTGSVRKRGTGKANIRPRNRRKGESRSSLLSNKL; this is encoded by the exons ATGAACCCGATTAAACAATCGATTCAGCGATTCCTTTTTTGTCATTCTGTAAATATCCGCTCGGATCCATTCAGTCCGATTTCTAAACGATTCGCTCAAAGCGGTGTTTTGGACGAGTTCATTGTAAAGATTCGACTCACTCAACAGAATGATTCATTCAGGATTCGGACATCGGTTTCGACAACATGGATTTTGGTCTTGTGTTTAT CTGTATTAGACGCTTCTGCAACTGAGAGTATGGGGAAAAGTGCTGTATATAAGGGAGGAATCCGTAGATTGAGATCCAGAATGGCGCAAGAGCTCAAATCAGAAGATGATCCTCCAAAAGTGAAAGCAGAAGTTCACGAGCAGAGTATTTCACTGCAGACACAAGCACAGACTCCTGCAGGTCAGATGAACGTCACAA agactCTGTCAAGTTGCAAAAACACAACCACAAAATTAAAGGAAGAAACCGTGGATGATAAAGCCCCTCTGACATCATCTAGGACACCAAGGCGGGGCCGTTTGAAGGTGGAGTATGAGGAGGAAGGGGCGGAGCCAAAGAGGGAGCGCTGGGAGCCGTGTGATTGGAGAACGCAGCTGTCATATATCAGGGAGATGAGGAGCAGACGGGATGCTCCTGTGGACCAAATGGGAGCAGAAAAATGTTTCGACACAGAGGCCCCGCCTGAG GTGCGTCGTTACCAGGTGCTGATCTCATTAATGTTGTCTAGTCAAACGAAAGATCATGTGACGGCTGGTGCTATGCAGAGATTACGCGAGCATGACCTCAACGTGGACGCCGTACTCAACATGGACGACGAGACTCTGGGCAAACTCATCTACCCAGTGGGCTTCTGGAGG ACAAAGGTGAAGTACATCAAACAGGCCACGGCTCTGATCCAGCAGGAGTTTGGCGGAGACATTCCTGACACAGTGGAGGGTCTGATACGTCTGCCGGGTGTCGGCCCCAAGATGGCCCACCTGGCCATGGACATCGCCTGGAACCAGGTTTCAGGCATCG gcgtGGACACCCACGTCCACCGAATCTCAAACAGGCTCGGATGGACCAGGAAAGAGACCAAGACACCAGAGGAGACACGGAGAGCTCTCGAGGAGTGGTTACCAAG AGATCTGTGGAGTGAGATCAACTGGCTGCTGGTTGGTTTCGGGCAGCAGGTGTGTTTACCTGTCGGACCGCTGTGCTCCGTGTGTGTGAATCAGCACACCTGTCCCGCAGCACACCGCTCCTCTCCCAGCAAGAGGCTCAAATCCAGTCCAGCTTCTCCAACAGCACAGGTTAAAGAAGAGCCGGCAGAGCTGGAAACAcacagcccaacaggaagtgtcAGGAAACGAGGGACTGGAAAAGCCAACATTAGACCGAGAAACAGAAGGAAAGGGGAAAGCAGGAGCAGTTTGTTATCAAATAAATTGTAA
- the nthl1 gene encoding endonuclease III-like protein 1 isoform X3 yields the protein MFRRLTARMNSPYFTDSTAVLDASATESMGKSAVYKGGIRRLRSRMAQELKSEDDPPKVKAEVHEQSISLQTQAQTPAGQMNVTKTLSSCKNTTTKLKEETVDDKAPLTSSRTPRRGRLKVEYEEEGAEPKRERWEPCDWRTQLSYIREMRSRRDAPVDQMGAEKCFDTEAPPEVRRYQVLISLMLSSQTKDHVTAGAMQRLREHDLNVDAVLNMDDETLGKLIYPVGFWRTKVKYIKQATALIQQEFGGDIPDTVEGLIRLPGVGPKMAHLAMDIAWNQVSGIGVDTHVHRISNRLGWTRKETKTPEETRRALEEWLPRDLWSEINWLLVGFGQQVCLPVGPLCSVCVNQHTCPAAHRSSPSKRLKSSPASPTAQVKEEPAELETHSPTGSVRKRGTGKANIRPRNRRKGESRSSLLSNKL from the exons ATGTTTCGTCGTTTGACTGCAAGAATGAACTCTCCATATTTCACCGATTCAACAGCTGTATTAGACGCTTCTGCAACTGAGAGTATGGGGAAAAGTGCTGTATATAAGGGAGGAATCCGTAGATTGAGATCCAGAATGGCGCAAGAGCTCAAATCAGAAGATGATCCTCCAAAAGTGAAAGCAGAAGTTCACGAGCAGAGTATTTCACTGCAGACACAAGCACAGACTCCTGCAGGTCAGATGAACGTCACAA agactCTGTCAAGTTGCAAAAACACAACCACAAAATTAAAGGAAGAAACCGTGGATGATAAAGCCCCTCTGACATCATCTAGGACACCAAGGCGGGGCCGTTTGAAGGTGGAGTATGAGGAGGAAGGGGCGGAGCCAAAGAGGGAGCGCTGGGAGCCGTGTGATTGGAGAACGCAGCTGTCATATATCAGGGAGATGAGGAGCAGACGGGATGCTCCTGTGGACCAAATGGGAGCAGAAAAATGTTTCGACACAGAGGCCCCGCCTGAG GTGCGTCGTTACCAGGTGCTGATCTCATTAATGTTGTCTAGTCAAACGAAAGATCATGTGACGGCTGGTGCTATGCAGAGATTACGCGAGCATGACCTCAACGTGGACGCCGTACTCAACATGGACGACGAGACTCTGGGCAAACTCATCTACCCAGTGGGCTTCTGGAGG ACAAAGGTGAAGTACATCAAACAGGCCACGGCTCTGATCCAGCAGGAGTTTGGCGGAGACATTCCTGACACAGTGGAGGGTCTGATACGTCTGCCGGGTGTCGGCCCCAAGATGGCCCACCTGGCCATGGACATCGCCTGGAACCAGGTTTCAGGCATCG gcgtGGACACCCACGTCCACCGAATCTCAAACAGGCTCGGATGGACCAGGAAAGAGACCAAGACACCAGAGGAGACACGGAGAGCTCTCGAGGAGTGGTTACCAAG AGATCTGTGGAGTGAGATCAACTGGCTGCTGGTTGGTTTCGGGCAGCAGGTGTGTTTACCTGTCGGACCGCTGTGCTCCGTGTGTGTGAATCAGCACACCTGTCCCGCAGCACACCGCTCCTCTCCCAGCAAGAGGCTCAAATCCAGTCCAGCTTCTCCAACAGCACAGGTTAAAGAAGAGCCGGCAGAGCTGGAAACAcacagcccaacaggaagtgtcAGGAAACGAGGGACTGGAAAAGCCAACATTAGACCGAGAAACAGAAGGAAAGGGGAAAGCAGGAGCAGTTTGTTATCAAATAAATTGTAA
- the nthl1 gene encoding endonuclease III-like protein 1 isoform X4 produces the protein MGKSAVYKGGIRRLRSRMAQELKSEDDPPKVKAEVHEQSISLQTQAQTPAGQMNVTKTLSSCKNTTTKLKEETVDDKAPLTSSRTPRRGRLKVEYEEEGAEPKRERWEPCDWRTQLSYIREMRSRRDAPVDQMGAEKCFDTEAPPEVRRYQVLISLMLSSQTKDHVTAGAMQRLREHDLNVDAVLNMDDETLGKLIYPVGFWRTKVKYIKQATALIQQEFGGDIPDTVEGLIRLPGVGPKMAHLAMDIAWNQVSGIGVDTHVHRISNRLGWTRKETKTPEETRRALEEWLPRDLWSEINWLLVGFGQQVCLPVGPLCSVCVNQHTCPAAHRSSPSKRLKSSPASPTAQVKEEPAELETHSPTGSVRKRGTGKANIRPRNRRKGESRSSLLSNKL, from the exons ATGGGGAAAAGTGCTGTATATAAGGGAGGAATCCGTAGATTGAGATCCAGAATGGCGCAAGAGCTCAAATCAGAAGATGATCCTCCAAAAGTGAAAGCAGAAGTTCACGAGCAGAGTATTTCACTGCAGACACAAGCACAGACTCCTGCAGGTCAGATGAACGTCACAA agactCTGTCAAGTTGCAAAAACACAACCACAAAATTAAAGGAAGAAACCGTGGATGATAAAGCCCCTCTGACATCATCTAGGACACCAAGGCGGGGCCGTTTGAAGGTGGAGTATGAGGAGGAAGGGGCGGAGCCAAAGAGGGAGCGCTGGGAGCCGTGTGATTGGAGAACGCAGCTGTCATATATCAGGGAGATGAGGAGCAGACGGGATGCTCCTGTGGACCAAATGGGAGCAGAAAAATGTTTCGACACAGAGGCCCCGCCTGAG GTGCGTCGTTACCAGGTGCTGATCTCATTAATGTTGTCTAGTCAAACGAAAGATCATGTGACGGCTGGTGCTATGCAGAGATTACGCGAGCATGACCTCAACGTGGACGCCGTACTCAACATGGACGACGAGACTCTGGGCAAACTCATCTACCCAGTGGGCTTCTGGAGG ACAAAGGTGAAGTACATCAAACAGGCCACGGCTCTGATCCAGCAGGAGTTTGGCGGAGACATTCCTGACACAGTGGAGGGTCTGATACGTCTGCCGGGTGTCGGCCCCAAGATGGCCCACCTGGCCATGGACATCGCCTGGAACCAGGTTTCAGGCATCG gcgtGGACACCCACGTCCACCGAATCTCAAACAGGCTCGGATGGACCAGGAAAGAGACCAAGACACCAGAGGAGACACGGAGAGCTCTCGAGGAGTGGTTACCAAG AGATCTGTGGAGTGAGATCAACTGGCTGCTGGTTGGTTTCGGGCAGCAGGTGTGTTTACCTGTCGGACCGCTGTGCTCCGTGTGTGTGAATCAGCACACCTGTCCCGCAGCACACCGCTCCTCTCCCAGCAAGAGGCTCAAATCCAGTCCAGCTTCTCCAACAGCACAGGTTAAAGAAGAGCCGGCAGAGCTGGAAACAcacagcccaacaggaagtgtcAGGAAACGAGGGACTGGAAAAGCCAACATTAGACCGAGAAACAGAAGGAAAGGGGAAAGCAGGAGCAGTTTGTTATCAAATAAATTGTAA